In Triticum dicoccoides isolate Atlit2015 ecotype Zavitan unplaced genomic scaffold, WEW_v2.0 scaffold52534, whole genome shotgun sequence, the genomic stretch tcatccaacaataccgccaaataaaaaataagacattggtggtaagcagtatgacgatcatcgtccataactctttgtgttctactcgtgcatatcatctactctTGTGAAGATAATACCCAATCCAAGAGGAGAGAAGAGACAGAAATTTGCGCAAATGCAAGAGAGAGCTATGAAGGATGTAgagcgtgcttttggtgtgcttcaatctcgaTGGAGTATCATTCGAAACCCTGCACTAACATGGAGCACTCTGAATctctgggaggtgatgactgcatgtgtgatcatgcacaacatgatcgtggaAGATGAGCGTGGTGATAGTATCTATGACCAAGGGTTTGACTTTCAGGGTGAAAATGTTGAGCCCGAGCACGAAGAACCGGCAACCTTTGACAAATTTACCCAATTTTATCATGAAATGCGTGATTGGCATACTCATATGCAGCTTCAGGATGACTTGATTGAGCACATGGAGACTCACAATGGCAACTAGTAGATGTATTGGTTCATTTTACTTTTCATGACAAGCATCTTCAAGGAGGAGATGGCCTTTCCATTTTGGTCCACTGTACTAGTTATCTCAATCCACCACTCCTTGACCGAGGCCATAAGACGCCCATTCCAGAATCATTATGTGAAGGAGTCCAAGCCAAAAAGTGAGCTCCGCCCAGACCCAACACGTGTAGCGGTAGTGACAAATGAGGGCACATTCCACAATTCATCCATCCACGTCAGAGCAACCTATTGGCCGTCCAGACTCTATCTTGAATTACAAGCCAGGCAAGAATTTGCGCTTGGGGGAAGCCCAAACCCTCCAAACCATGGTGAATATGAGCAAGCTTTTCACATAGGTTGGCGAATTCCTGGATGTGCTCCAAGGAAATGCCAATTCAGGTGTCAATTTGACAAATCCAAGAGTTAGCCTGCCGAGTCATGCTAACCGTGCAACTCTTTTTGCAAGAGAGGTTGATGATCCCTTCTTCATTGATGGCTCGGCTGTTCCTGGGGCTGTCCTTCACAAAGACTGTGGTGAGATCGTGACTGGGGTGGCTTGGGCACTGGGCCATCTGCTCTACGCACCACAGCGTAAGCGTTAGCATTATTAAAGGGACTTGAATTACCGGAGCAGCTAGGGTGTGCACACATGTTGGAACTGAAATCGCTGGAGCTTGTGCAATCTTGCAATGGTATATTATTGAAGTCCGGAGTCCCTTTGCGGCGATTATGCATGAATGCGTTCTTAGAACTCATCGCCTCTGATCGATCTCCTTCCAACATTGTCCAAGGAATGCAAACTAAGTGGCGCATTCTTTAGCTAGGCATGCTTATGATTCTATATATTCTACTCTGTTTTGGGATGGAGATTCCCCTAGCTTCATTATTCCTCTTGTAATAAACAATGGCATAGCTTATTTCGTAGTAAAATGCGCCATGAAGCAttcccataaaaaatggtgtatacaaGGCCAATTACAAGTACGCCTGTCAGCACCGGTGTGCACCCCTGTTAAGCCTGATGAGCCAAGTGTCTACAAGAATTGACCTTCAGGTTCAGTTAACGGGCGACCATGATTGCATCCATCTGAGTGGGCATAAGACCATGAGTGGGATAGGGCCAATAAAATGACCATTTTTAATTGTTAAGCTTTTAACTTTACAATTCAACCACTGTTACTGCAGTGAATCATTGCACTCAAACCATATATATGTCGATTCCTTCTGGAAAGTAGAATTCCAGATGCAAACCTAGAGTAACTAGTTCTCGTATCTCTTTTCTCCTCTTGATCGCCTCTCTACCGGAGAAATGCATAAATCCTAGCCATGTCCACACCATTTAACTGTGTAGTGCCTCCCCCTGATCTTCTTCTGTTATCACGAAACCGAATCCCACCGGTATGAGAGAACAAAAAAGCAGTGCAATCATCTTGTAGGGGTCCTGCACATCAGGATTCCAGTTGAAATATCGCGCCACGAATATCCAAGCCATCATAGCGATGCTCATCGCGGCCATGAAACACTGCAAAACAATATACACAGCGAGGTTGTAAAGCAAGCCTGACAGATACAGATAGCTACAGAAATCCATGGCCTGTGATGCGTGGTTAAAGAAGTATAAATGCACGAGCGAAGAATCAAACATCTGAGTTTTCTATCTACGAACTGATAGATTATTGCGGAGGAAGCACAGTATATAGGAAGATAAATTCAAAGGGCCAAAAGGAAGGCTGTAAAATCAGGTTCAGTTAACGGAGATTGCATCCATCTGCATGGGCACTCGAGCGAGAAAGGGCCAATTAAACAACCAAAAGTTGTGATGGCTCCCGGGACTCCCGGCACCCCCTAATTAGGTCGTGCAGTCCCGTTGAGATTTGTGCTGGAGTTTGACTGGGACCAAGCCATTTGCAGATTCAGCCAACTTCGTCAGCCCATTTATGCATGTAGGCGCCTAGTAGGGTAGGGTATAGGGCTGAGAAGTGGCAGCAGTTGTGCGCTAGTATTTCCACAACGGTTCCATTCACTGTAGTCACGTGACCACCGATGCACCCTCTACTGTTGATTGACCAAGGCAGCATCCTCATCCGGTCAAACAAGACTTATGACTTAATCTAAAATAAATTATTGCATTCAAATCATTTTGCGTGACACACATTTAAATGTTCTGCTAAAAAGAGAGATGAAAGTTCATGTTTTTAGTGTATTTTATTAggatacgtgcgttgcacgtgcacgcttactagtagaAGATAGAACGACCGCGGTTGACTACAGACTAGACAAGACTCTGCTCCTTTCCCTTCTCTCTCTTGCATTGCCTCTCTCTCTGCTCTTTTTTCCTTCACCCACACGCCTCTCTGCTCTTTTTTCTTTCACCCACACGCCTCTCTCTGGTCATCTTTTTGTCTCACAGACTCGCATACAGAAGCTACCTCTCTCCTCCTGTCTCACTCCCACTACTTCTTTCTCACACGTGAAAGTGACAAATCTTTGGGAGAAAAAATATGGTTGCTGTGATGGCTGATCTTTTTGTGTGACGTCCCACACGAATGTGCCACACTGCACTGTGCAATACCTCACAGATATGCGCTACACGCCTGGCCAGCCTCGCACCCCTGTGATCCgaaaattactaagtcagtgtgcagcgcctgagagctaggcgtaacactatacagtgtagcgcctagcttctagacgttgcactagtggttgcttNNNNNNNNNNNNNNNNNNNNNNNNNNNNNNNNNNNNNNNNNNNNNNNNNNNNNNNNNNNNNNNNNNNNNNNNNNNNNNNNNNNNNNNNNNNNNNNNNNNNNNNNNNNNNNNNNNNNNNNNNNNNNNNNNNNNNNNNNNNNNNNNNNNNNNNNNNNNNNNNNNNNNNNNNNNNNNNNNNNNNNNNNNNNNNNNNNNNNNNNNNNNNNNNNNNNNNNNNNNNNNNNNNNAATCGTCCGGCGTCTCCGATTATTCTAGCCTTTTCTATGCCATATACACTCATTTGGCCCCTCCCAATATTTGATTCACGCTCCGCCACTGGCAGcacctgagagctaggcgccacactatacagtgcagcgcctagctcttaggcTCTCCACAATGACTTAGCAATTTTTAGGCAGTCTGGGATGCAACGCTGGTCAGGCGTGTAGCGCCTATCTGTGAGGCGTTGCAccgtgtagtgtggcgccttcgtgtcggacgtcacacaaaaaggtcagccgcgtgaaatagtttcacgggcagttcattctgtgatttgatttcgtccacagatcaaatttgtcaaatttgccACAGAAAGTGGTCATACATGCGTTAGTTGGCTAATCCTGCAGCACTGCAAATCACAAACGATGTGGCAGACTAGGGACCGGATCACGAGGCAGGAGAGCCATATAGAACGGTGAAGATAATGGGGTGTCCATACACCCGGGTGTTAAAAAACCAATCTCATTAAACAACTATAGTTAGCCTATCTCCCTTCTCCTTCTCTCGATCCCCTCTCTACTGGGAGAAACGCACGGGCTTAGACAGTGCCTACTGCCTACCCTTAGCACGTACGTGTGTCCTAGCCCTAGGTCTAGGCATCTTCTTGTGTTAACATTAAAACCGAGTCCAACTGGTATGAGAGCAAAAACGATAAGTCCTATCATGATATAGGGATCCTGTCCAAACTGAAATATCGCCTCACGAATATCCAAGCCATCATTGCGATGCTCATCGCGGCCGTGAAACACTGCAAAACTATATACACAGCAAGGTTGTAAGCAAGCACGACAAATACAGATAGCTACCGAAGTCCATGGACTGATGTGTAGTTGAAGGATCGAATGCACGAGTGAATGATAGATACTGAAATCCATGGATCGATGCGTGATTAATAAAGAACTAAATGCCGAGCGGAGAATCAATCATTTGAGTTTTTTTTATCTATGAACGGAGGAAGCACGTTATGTAGGAAGATAATTCAGAGCCTATCAATAAAAAAAAGGAAGATGATTCAGAGGGGCAAAAGGAAGGCTGTAAAAGAAAAAGGCTTATTTAGAGGGGGCAGTGCAAGGATAACTCGAAGGTGGTCTGTCTAGTGCGTACCCTAGTGAAGATCTTGAAGTATTTCCAGACTGTGGGGTTGGGCGGTGGCCGTTGACGGAGGCGGACGCCTTCTTCCATCCGGCGGATCTGCTCTTCGTATGGTAGACTACTGTACAGCAACGGCCGGTGAGGGCCAGCGGGTCGAGGCTGGCTCCTGTCAGAGGAGGGTATGTAGAAGCCGCCGTGGCCGCCGAAGAACCAGTATCCCATAGACGGAACACGCCGGGCGGCCGGCGAGAGCAGATCGATCCCGGCCGGTGAAGTCTAGGCGCGACGACGGACGGGAAGTCCTTGGGCTCGTGGTTTCGGATCTGGTGTCCGGGGCGCGCGTGGGGATTATTAATCCGGGAAACTTACGCTGGCCGTACCTCTGCTGAACACAAGCCCAGCGCCCATTTGTTTCATCGTAGGTTAACGTGGAAAGTTTCCTCAGAAAAAAAAGGTAAACGTGGAAAGTTCCTGCCAAGCTATCTGGAAAAAAAACGTGGAAAGTTCATGCTAAGCTATCTCTAAAAAAACGTGGAAAGTTACCTTACAAAAAAGACGCCGATATCCATCACACGTGTGGCATAATAGGCATTCGCTCATACATCGTATGTGGCATGAGCGGGTGCAGCACACATGGGCTGTGTGTGGGCGAACAgtagaattgcccacacgtgtgggcgcagctacttcatgccacacgcccaacaagtactactcatccTCATCCCGCATGTGTGACACGAAGCAAATATGCCCACACGTCCTGGCGCAGCAACAATAGATACCCGCGAGATGACGATTTAGTTGTCATCCGAgatggcagatgtagttatccgagatggcaaatatggttgtaaaagcatggcaactctctctgttttggttaactatagttgtcatgtctaatttatggtagttgtcgcgtgtaatcaaaccatagttgtggtgtgtgattaactacttgccacatatcactagtagaaaccggagctttaaaaccggttcgtaagggcctttagtgtcggttctgcaaccggcactaaagggtgtcaccaaccgggactataggttagacccctttagtgccggttcgtggcacgaaccggtactaaagattggccttttagtaccggtttgtgccacaaaccgggactaaaggggctcgtggggccccggcctgacgccagcctaccaccacccctttaataccggttcgtggcacgaaccggtactaaaggttcaacacgaaccggcactaatgcatagccgttcgaaccggtactaatggtaccattagtaccgggccaaaatcaaaccgggactaatgtgtctcatataaggtcctttttctactagtgtatggttAAACaatagttgtcatgtgtgtttatctagttgccatgtgtgtttaatcacagttgccatgtatgTTTACCTCATTGGCACGTATGCGCAATTGCAGTTGCCGTTTAGCGACTGTCGTGTGGGCGAAAAGTAGTTCGCCCACACGCGCGTGGACTAGATGATGACTGTGTTGGAagaaactagttcgcccacatAGCGCAGCTGGCAAATGCATGTTGTGGGGCGTGTGGGCGACCTCTCCAACGCTCACATCGGCCTTGTCCTATGTGGCACGCGAAAACTACCTCGGTGTGTCAAAATTCGTGCAAACTTAATTACACGGTGATCCAGACATGTGGGCGAGTTGCAATGTTGCCACACGTGTGGACGTTAGTGTTTTCGTAAAAAAAAAAGATAAACCTGGAAAGTGGCGGTGAATAGCCGATTGTCATTCCTTCGGAGCGGACATTCCCTCGGGGCAACTCCAACCCGATTCATCGAATCGCTTGTAAATGCTTAGAGTATGCTCTTCGGACACTTTTTTGAAGGGTGTCCAGACATTTTTAGTCATTCAATGTTGTGCATCAAACGAACGCTGCCCAGTTCAAGCATCCAAAATCTTGCGAACCAGAAGCAAAGCTGAGGAGGTTTGCAGCTGTTCGACATCTGCCACAAGGTCAACACAAAGACCAACAACGACTGCCGCTGCAAACAAAAGAATATGGACAAGGATGTGGCGGCGGCCAGTCACCCAACACCTCCTTCGCCAGAGCGTGTCGCTTGGCTAGTGTGAGTCATGCAATCATCGCCCTAGCCGGTGCAATTGCATCCTCCATACTACTACACCACTCAACAACTCGGTCCGGGGCAGCAGTTCGTGTCCACCGTCACCGCCGGCCATGAAGTGTCGTTCAACATCGAGCTCAAAGCCGGCTAGACCTTCACAGAGCTTCAGCCGCAGTCgttgatacttgtctgttcaaaaatgtcggttgtgcctccctcgcccttCGGTGTGCAGTCTCTGTTTACCGGAATGTCTCAATCGGGCACGACAACTGATGTGGAGGAGGCACTGATGAACACCATCCATGGCAATGGCGGCCACATAGACAGGTAGGTGGATGACTCCCAACCAAAGCCGGACACCCAACGGATGCACACCCAGATGTCGGACAACCAGTAGACGCACACCGACCGACATCCTGATAGTGATCTAGATGACTTCTAGCCGTCAGGTGCCGACCCAAAGAAGAGCGGAGAAATTTTCGACATGAAAGATGATGAATTGTTGGTTGAAGCATTGTTGTCTCATGGCATAGAGCAAAGGGGCGGTATCTTTTGGACCCTATCACAATGGTGCATGTTTTGGGTTCCATGAGCAAAAGCAATATGAACCCTATCGCAAGGAAGGGATTCATAATTGTAGTTTGAAGTCGCCCACTCATCTGGCCACCAATAAGTATTGCGGCTTTTACAAACAATTTTGAATCCAGTGGCCAAGTGGCATCGCACTCACCGAGCTTGTAAGTTTTTTCTTGTTCTATGTGTTGGTTAGGATATGCAACATGTGTTGAATTTGGCCAGATATGCTCTGTGTGTTGGTTATTTGGCCGAATATGAAGCATGTGTTGGATTTGGCCGAATATGCTCTGTGTGTTGATCATTTGGCCAGATATGCAACTTGTTGATATGGCCTTTTTTCTAGGTTGTCTGCGCATGCACATTCTTCTTTATGACAGAGACGAAGGAATTCATCTtcatgcattgttggttgaagttTAATGCACACCCAAGTGGCTCAACAGCGTTTCCAATTCCATCAAGACCGTCGTCGTCGCTAATTAAGATGGAGATGGTTATCCAACAAAAGAAGGCCTTGCTCCATCCAAAAGGATGGCTAGGAGCCAGGGGAGTAAATGGGAGAAGCGAAAAGGGACGGCAACCAAGATGACATCGAGGTTTGAGTACATGATGGAGAAGAAGAATGAGACATGCGAGTAAGTGCAATGACGCTAATGAGGAAAAGAAGACCGAGAGGTGTGACATGTTCAAGAAGGCGCAAGACAAGAAGATGAAGCTCAAAAAATAAGAAGATTGATGCCAAGATATTGACCATAAAGATGTCAAACTTGGCTCCCGATGCGGCAAAGATTATGCAAGAGTATCGTGTTTGCATGTTGAAGCCCTACGCAGATGCTTCATATGAGCCAGCCAAAGAGTGAATTGTTTGGCATGGACAATCGGACTGGGAGGCAAAAATTGTCGTATTTTGCACGGACAGCCGAACTACCATCTTTTGGGGTCGGTTGGATGTAAAAACTTGTTGAACATATGATACCTTTTGGTTCTGATTGCATATATTTACATCTAGTTATATGTATGCAAATTTCTAGAATTTTTTACGTTAAATCATACTACCGAATTTAAagggtagtattaaaatttatccaACTATTGATATTGTTCACCTCAAAGATTGGTTCGAGGATAGCTTGATAATTTGCTAATCTTCGTCTCTGCTTAGACTCTCGCCGGCACGTGATTCGTTTAGGGCCTAAGATCTATCAATCGAGCAGGTAATTAAACAGAATTAACCGATTGCTATTGTACGCTCTCATCTCCCCTGTGCCAGTCCCAAGTTGCGCTGCTGCAGGTGACAAGCGCAGGCAGGCCGGCTCATCCTGTTGAGCCGCCGCCGAAGGCAGACGAAGGGACGGCGACACGAGCCGCTGCTCGCCATGTCCATCAACACCAACAGATAAGGTACTTGGAATTCGGGAGCTTGCCATGCAAAACTATAGCATTATGAAACGCCCAACCACACTGCGTACCGATTTTGCTCGTGATGCTTCGGCGTCAATTCTGAATCAACTGTGAactaatgatgagaaatggaaGGGGCACTAACCAGCACCATGTTCTCCCGCTCTCAATGGCGACGTGCTCCTTGCTCGGCAGCACGATCGAAGGAGAGCAACGTGTTCTCCTGCTCCCTCCCGTCCAGGCCCGCGCCCCCGGTAGCCCACCCACCGTGTCATCCCCAACCTGCTGCAGTCCCACACCACCCTGCCAGCGGCACGAATGGCAGCACCGGCGGCCTCCCTCTCGCCGCCGCTCGAGGTGTGGACTATCCGGCGGAAGCAGCTGCGGGATCTACAATAATGAACTGCCAAAAGTGCCCCTGACATCTGAATATACTGCCTAAATTACGGTGTAGTACTGCTATATCTGGACCGTTGAACCACAAAAATAAACGGCTTAAAATATTTTGATGTACTGTAAAAGGTCTTAATTTCTATTAATGCATATATGCATGTCAAATGAAGGAGGCCATACCAGGGGTAACATTTAGAGCATCGGGTCGGATGACCAGCTCCCCTACCGATGTCCACAGACACGTCCGGGCATGTCTGCGAATATTTGGTGTGTCCGTTTTGGTGAAccgtgttggagttgctcttatgttTTCTGTGTCTAGTGGTTGTTGCCTCTCCTTGCGGCGCCGGCAAGTGGTACAGATTGGTGCTGCTCAAGGTTAGTGGCCCGAAGACGGTGGATTTCGTGTTCTTCCCTGGCAACAATGGCGGGATGCATCATATCTGGATCCATGTCATTGGCTACAAGACTATGTCATTGGCTTGGATTTTGGTTTGCTGGTGGACCGCCTTTTCCCTCGGTGTGCGTGACTTTAGATTGGTTGTTTGCAGGGGCTTCGGAGGACCTAATTATAATACTTTTTATGTGGGTTTTTTGGCAAGATTCCCTAAACACCTGCCATGTCCCGGTCTTTTGGTAGTTTCGGCATGTATGTGTGTAGTTGTACTCTATTTAATTTATTAATGTAATGTGTGAGGTTTTTTTTAAATATACGTAATGCATATTTGAGAACATATCTACATAGCCAGTGAACATATGCATCCAAACTaaaatgaaaacgaaaacaaaaaaTATCTAAATATATTTAACAAATACAAATATACGTGTGGTATGAGATTTTGAACCAAAAGTTGTGATTTATACGGATGAATTTGTCATAGCCTTCagattctgtgtgtgtgtgtgtgtgtgtgcatgtactCCTAGTTGTATATCCAAAGCATGACAGTGTAATGATATTCAAAGTAATAGATAGAAAACAATCGGTTTTTAGATTATGCAATAATTTACTTGACTTTTTAAAATTGGATTTCACAGATGAAAAATGCTTCGAACATGACAATATTTTATAGGATAAAAATAGGTGATTTAGAGGAGAATACCTCAAGCAACACAGGCTTGAAAAAAGATGGAATTGAGATGTTTGTGGTTGGGAAAAGAGAAAACACCCATGTTTGTTGTTCGGAGAAGAGAAAACATCCATGTTCGTTGTTGGCttggggaggcggccggctgggTGTTGTGAGAGCATCTGCAGCCGGGCCTTCTATTTTCTCTCTAAACGTCCGCTACATTCGCTCGGTCAGTGTCCGTTCACGAAAAGTTGACCCAATCAAACCCCTCACTTAGTCTCTATACGTCCGGACTGACCGGCACCCCTGAAATCGGTACCAAAGGTAGGGATGATATGAAGGTGCCCGGACGCTACCGGGCACCCCGCTCCAGGTCATAGCGGTCCCACCTGCATCCATCCGAAAATCTTCCTCTCTCATCTCTGCACCCAAATTTGTAGTCCCACCTCAGCGCGCAAGGCGGACGCTGACCGACTTAAATAGCCGCGTCGGTGGATGACAGCAAGCTTCTCTGTTGTTGCATAGGTCGATCAATTATCATCGTGTGAACGAGATAGCTTGACACTAGATTGCATTTCATCAACTGATGATTGTTCAGCGAGTGTCAAGTTCGTCTTGCTCATATACGTTCGTGTAGCCCTACCACGATGAAAGAACTTTTAATTTTGTTCATCGAATTTTTTCGACACATTGCGATTCAAAAAGAGCCATGCAAACATCAATGTTTTGTTTGTGAAGGAGATAGACCATGACTATAAATCTTTTCTGTGATAAGCATAGAAGATTCATAGTGATAGACTatctccttaacaaagggtgcgatGATGACTGTAGCTTGTCGCTTTTGGATGACCCGGCTATTTAAGTCGGTCGACTAGCTCCTCACGCGGCGAGGTTGGACTAAACACCCGAAACCCACTGGCTCAATACGGATATAAAAATCTTAAGTATGAGCAATTTTTGGTGTTTTTTTACAGCCCCGTCGGGCCAATACGGACGTGATGATCGAAGTGCATGTGCTTACATGTATTAGCTGTTTTCAAAATAGGATTTATGGTTGCAAATAGTAAAATTTGAGGTTTGTCCGGTCACTTTCCATGGGCGGACACATATTTAGGTTGCGGTTGTGATACTTAAAAATGAACAAAGATCATGCCCAAATTTAGTTTTGAATCCAACTTTAGCTAGGTTGAAAATAAAGTTTCAAATTTATCTCAACTCTTGGTTGCATGAATGCAATGCACAAGCCAAAAAAAATCCCCTGCTCTCTGTAAATTACGGGTCATTACATGTACTCACTAGTGTGTGGTAGCCAATTAATTAATTCTATTATATAGCTGGGGTTTTCTCTTTTTGCTTGCAACCTGGTTTTTGTTTTCTCTGATTTTTTATAGGGCCATGGGAAGTTATGTGACAGCCTGACAGGTGGCTTGGCATGCAAACATGCTGACTTAGCGATGTCTCTCAGTTCGTTCCTCTAGATCTCAGTCGATTAAGACTTAACTAAGTCAAATTAAGtgatatactagtactatataagaaGAAAAAGGGgaag encodes the following:
- the LOC119346838 gene encoding uncharacterized protein LOC119346838; this encodes MGYWFFGGHGGFYIPSSDRSQPRPAGPHRPLLYSSLPYEEQIRRMEEGVRLRQRPPPNPTVWKYFKIFTRCFMAAMSIAMMAWIFVARYFNWNPDVQDPYKMIALLFCSLIPVGFGFVITEEDQGEALHS